The Ciona intestinalis unplaced genomic scaffold, KH HT000068.2, whole genome shotgun sequence genome contains a region encoding:
- the LOC101242203 gene encoding sushi, von Willebrand factor type A, EGF and pentraxin domain-containing protein 1 isoform X19, which yields MWNPLAVVIVVCLLLLEVSAYPHCGVSHLSRRPCGRPAIDRFNCLQRGCCYDRNAVHINIRCYYKASTLSFGNQVIGPSTTPTSTPVTTQTTSAAPSASQLIMQSLALITSNGADYTTALALLAREILGTNVYSTIEFAQKYGDDYLLLQIISAAEGKSPPNQAKLLHHGGENGYPGSQVLSQCSPQNRNNTCGNPFYTTRSSCLRWNCCWDFASRSCYHSTNNIIYMRRRCPPGFTNPPKCIEINECLSNPCMNNGVCVDKINGYKCICPISPAGPNCEIYCATPQSPRNGAVTPVKQFYNANDIVRYSCNVGYDLFGRSENVCTRSGQWSTSTPHCLEACGKPTDIANGRYSPVLTPPYYKINQVVTYACDANYVLQGSPVIICQINGQFTQTRASCIPVVVKCSNPPALLNGQFISAIEYAVNAQVRYTCNTGYRLDNSDVITCQTSGQFTSLTAVCTKVCTTPPTLANGDFTVKNNANQYDINTVLTYTCNSGYRLDNSPTITCQASGQFTALTAVCTRVIKCTNPPALMNGLYSPQQNSYSVNDVITYTCNNGYKINNSPTITCQASGQFTALAATCTKVCSTPPTLANGDFTVKNNANQYDINTVLTYTCNSGYRLDNSPTATCQASGKFTALTAVCTKVCSTPPTLANGDFTVKNNANQYDINTVLTYTCNSGYRLDNSATVTCQASGQFTALTAVCTTVCLIPPPLPNGAYSPTRNPVIFNVNEIITYTCNANFKLKGSNTVRCETNGQYTTLAATCASDDKCGGPPLLTNGEYSPVKTPLEYNINENVVYTCNSGYRLDNSDTITCQAANQWSTLSAVCTKVCLTPPTLTHGSYTPVNNPLKYDINTVLTYTCGSGFLLENSDKITCTSTGQWSALAATCTRVCTAPPALANGDYSPKNNPVVYRIGDTVTYTCGSGYTLSSSATSTCQSTGQWVAPTATCVKVCLTPPSLTNGAYMPVTAEYAVHAVVTYTCNNGYKLENVNSISCPASGTWPALPTTCTRICSTPPTLANGDFTVKNNANQYDINTVLTYTCNGGYRLDNSPTITCQASGKFTALAATCTKVCSTPPTLTNGDFTVKNKANQYDINTVLTYTCNGGYRLDKSPTITCQASGKFTSLGAVCTRVCTTPPTLANGDFTVKNNANQYDINTVLTYTCNSGYRLEKSPTVTCQASGKFTSLAAVCTTVCSTPPTLANGRFTVKNNANQYDINTVLTYTCNSGYRLDNSATITCQASGQFTSLAATCTKVCSTPPTLANGDFTVKNNANQYDINTVLTYVCNSGYRLDNSATITCQASGKFTALAATCTKVCTTPPTLANGDFTVKNNANQYDINTVLTYTCNSGYRLDNSATVTCQASGQFTALAATCTKVCTTPPTLANGDFTVKNNANQYDINTVLTYTCNSGYRLDNSATVTCQASGQFTSLAATCTKVCSTPPTLANGDFTVKNNANQYDINTVLTYTCNSGYRLDNSATVTCQASGQFSSLAATCTKVCSTPPTLANGDFTVKNNANQYDINTILTYTCNSGYRLDNSATVTCQASGQFTSLAATCTKVCLAPPVLSNGEFTPINNPAYYNINSQVTYTCNSGYRLDNSPTITCQASGQFTALAATCTKVCLAPPTLTNGQFSPVNTPAQYDINAVLTYTCNAGYKLENSPTITCQSTGQFTALSATCTRVCTTPPTLANGDFTVKANQYDINTVLTYTCNSGYRLDNSATATCQASGQFTTLTAVCTKVCSTPPALTNGDFTVKNNANQYDINTVLTYTCNSGYRLDNSATVTCQASGQFTTLTAVCTKVCSTPPTLANGDFTVKNNANQYDINTVLTYTCNSGYRLDNSATVTCQASGQFTSLAAVCTKVCSTPPTLANGDFTVKNNANQYDINTVLTYTCNSGYRLDNSATITCQASGQFTSLAATCTRVCSTPPTLANGDFTVKANQYDINTVLTYTCNSGYRLDNSATVTCQASGQFTSLAATCTKVCSTPPTLANGDFTVKNNANQYDINTVLTYTCNSGYRLDNSATVTCQASGQFTSLAATCTKVCTTPPTLANGDFTVKNNANQYDINTVLTYTCNSGYRLDNSATVTCQASGQFTSLAATCTRVCLTPPTLANGDFTVKNNANQYDINTVLTYTCNSGYRLDNSATVTCQASGQFTALTAVCTRVCSTPPTLANGDFTVKNNANQYDINTVLTYTCNSGYRLDNSATITCQASGQFTAFTAVCTKVCTTPPTLANGDFTVKNNANQYDINTVLTYTCNSGYRLDNSATVTCQASGQFTSLAAVCTLICGEPPIPANGVYAVVKTPPIFNIGDQISYSCNNGFILQGTRVNTCFEHWFV from the exons ATGTGGAATCCATTGGcggttgttattgttgtgtgTTTATTACTATTAGAAGTTTCAGCTTACCCGCATTGTGGTGTCTCTCACTTATCACGAAGACCATGCGGTCGTCCAGCCATTGACCGGTTTAATTGCTTACAACG CGGTTGTTGCTACGACAGAAATGCGGTTCATATCAATATTCGGTGTTATTATAAAG CTTCAACGCTCTCTTTCGGCAACCAAGTGATCGGGCCTTCAACAACACCAACATCAACACCGGTTACAACCCAAACCACATCGGCGGCTCCATCCGCAAGCCAACTAATCATGCAATCCCTCGCCTTGATTACTTCTAACGGCGCTGATTACACGACGGCGCTCGCGTTACTGGCGAGAG AGATTCTTGGAACGAATGTTTACAGTACGATAGAGTTTGCTCAAAAGTATGGAGACGATTATCTACTCTTGCAAATAATCA GTGCAGCAGAAGGAAAATCTCCCCCCAACCAAGCCA AGTTATTGCACCACGGCGGCGAAAATGGATATCCAGGAAGTCAAGTTCTTTCCCAATGCAGTCCACAGAACCGGAATAATACTTGCGGTAATCCTTTCTACACAACCAG atcGAGTTGCCTGCGATGGAACTGTTGTTGGGACTTCGCTTCAAGAAGTTGCTACCATTCCACGAATAACA TTATTTACATGAGACGTCGATGTCCACCTGGTTTTACAAACCCACCAAAATGCATTG aaataaatgaatgtttgTCAAACCCATGTATGAACAACGGTGTGTGTGTGGACAAGATTAATGGATATAAATGTATCTGCCCAATCTCCCCTGCTGGTCCAAATTGTGAAATAt ATTGCGCTACACCCCAAAGTCCCAGAAATGGAGCTGTGACCCCAGTTAAGCAGTTTTACAACGCAAACGATATTGTAAGATATTCGTGTAATGTTGGATACGATTTATTTGGAAGATCAGAAAATGTTTGCACAAGAAGTGGGCAGTGGTCGACTTCAACACCCCACTGCTTGGAAG CTTGTGGCAAACCAACCGATATCGCAAATGGTCGATACTCTCCTGTATTAACCCCACCATACTACAAGATCAACCAAGTTGTAACATATGCTTGTGATGCAAACTATGTACTGCAAGGATCTCCTGTTATTATATGCCAGATAAATGGACAATTCACGCAAACACGAGCTTCTTGCATACCag ttgttGTAAAATGTAGCAACCCACCAGCATTGTTAAATGGACAGTTTATTTCTGCAATTGAATACGCTGTCAATGCACAAGTGAGGTATACTTGTAATACTGGTTATAGACTTGATAACAGCGATGTTATTACGTGTCAAACTAGTGGACAGTTCACTTCACTCACTGCTGTCTGTACTAAAg tttgtaCAACACCACCTACACTGGCCAATGGGGATTTTACTGTGAAGAATAATGCAAACCAATATGATATCAACACTGTATTAACATATACATGCAACAGTGGTTATCGACTGGATAACAGCCCAACAATTACATGTCAAGCTAGTGGACAATTTACTGCTTTAACTGCCGTTTGTACTAGAG TTATAAAATGCACCAACCCTCCTGCACTGATGAATGGACTATACAGCCCACAACAGAATTCATACAGTGTGAATGATGTTATCACGTACACTTGTAATAATGGGTACAAGATTAACAATAGTCCAACCATAACATGCCAAGCTAGTGGACAATTTACTGCACTTGCTGCCACTTGTACTAAAG tTTGTTCAACACCCCCTACACTGGCCAATGGAGATTTTACTGTGAAGAATAATGCAAACCAATATGATATCAACACTGTATTAACATATACATGCAACAGTGGTTATCGACTGGATAACAGTCCAACAGCAACATGTCAAGCTAGTGGAAAATTTACTGCTTTAACTGCTGTTTGTACAAAAG tttgttcAACACCACCTACACTGGCCAATGGAGATTTTACTGTGAAGAATAATGCAAACCAATATGATATCAACACTGTATTAACATATACATGCAACAGTGGTTATCGATTGGATAACAGTGCAACAGTAACATGTCAAGCTAGTGGACAATTTACTGCTTTAACTGCTGTTTGTACAACAG TTTGTTTGATCCCACCCCCATTACCCAATGGAGCATATTCACCAACCAGAAACCCTGTAATTTTTAATGTGAATGAAATCATTACATATACTTGTAATGCTAATTTCAAATTGAAAGGAAGCAACACAGTAAGATGTGAAACAAACGGTCAATACACGACACTTGCTGCTACTTGTGCTTCAG ATGATAAATGTGGAGGTCCACCTTTACTCACTAATGGTGAATACAGTCCTGTGAAGACCCCACTTGAATACAACATTAATGAGAATGTAGTTTATACATGCAACAGTGGTTATCGCTTGGATAACTCAGACACCATAACATGCCAAGCTGCAAATCAATGGTCAACATTATCCGCAGTTTGCACAAAAG TTTGTCTCACCCCTCCCACGCTGACACATGGTTCATACACCCCTGTAAACAATCCACTTAAGTATGATATCAACACGGTACTAACATATACTTGTGGAAGTGGATTTCTTCTTGAAAACAGCGACAAAATAACTTGTACATCCACTGGACAATGGTCCGCACTAGCTGCAACATGCACAAGGG TTTGCACAGCACCTCCGGCGCTTGCTAATGGAGACTATTCTCCAAAAAACAACCCAGTTGTTTATCGCATTGGTGATACTGTAACTTACACTTGTGGTAGTGGATACACTCTCAGCAGCAGTGCTACAagcacctgtcaatcaactgGCCAATGGGTGGCTCCTACAGCTACTTGTGTTAAAG TTTGTTTGACGCCACCTTCATTAACAAATGGAGCATACATGCCCGTCACTGCAGAGTATGCCGTACATGCTGTAGTCACCTACACTTGCAACAATGGATATAAATTAGAGAACGTTAATTCTATATCCTGCCCTGCTAGTGGAACTTGGCCAGCATTGCCAACTACATGCACTAGAA TTTGTTCAACACCACCTACACTGGCCAATGGAGATTTTACTGTGAAGAATAATGCAAACCAATATGATATCAACACTGTATTAACATATACATGCAACGGTGGTTATCGACTAGATAACAGTCCAACAATTACATGTCAAGCTAGTGGAAAATTTACTGCACTTGCGGCTACTTGTACTAAAG TCTGTTCAACACCACCTACACTTACCAATGGAGATTTTACTGTGAAGAATAAAGCAAACCAATATGATATCAACACTGTATTAACATATACATGCAACGGTGGTTATCGACTAGATAAGAGTCCAACAATAACATGTCAAGCTAGTGGAAAATTTACTTCACTTGGAGCAGTTTGTACACGTG TTTGTACAACCCCACCTACACTGGCCAATGGAGATTTTACTGTGAAGAATAATGCAAACCAATATGATATCAACACTGTATTAACATATACATGCAACAGTGGTTATCGACTGGAAAAGAGTCCAACAGTAACATGTCAAGCTAGTGGAAAATTTACTTCACTTGCAGCTGTTTGTACAACag TATGTTCAACGCCACCTACATTAGCCAATGGACGTTTTACTGTGAAGAATAATGCAAACCAATATGATATCAACACTGTATTAACATATACATGCAACAGTGGTTATCGATTGGATAACAGTGCAACAATAACATGTCAAGCTAGTGGCCAATTTACTTCGCTTGCAGCTACTTGTACTAAag TTTGTTCAACACCACCTACACTGGCCAATGGAGATTTTACTGTGAAGAACAATGCAAACCAATATGATATCAACACTGTATTAACATATGTATGCAACAGTGGTTATCGACTGGATAACAGTGCAACAATAACATGTCAAGCTAGTGGAAAATTTACTGCACTTGCAGCTACTTGTACAAAAG TTTGTACAACACCACCTACACTGGCCAATGGAGATTTTACTGTGAAGAATAATGCAAACCAATATGATATCAACACTGTATTAACATATACATGCAACAGTGGTTATCGATTGGATAACAGTGCAACAGTAACATGTCAAGCTAGTGGACAATTTACTGCATTAGCAGCTACTTGTACAAAAG TTTGTACAACACCACCTACACTGGCCAATGGAGATTTTACTGTGAAGAATAATGCAAACCAATATGATATCAACACTGTATTAACATATACATGCAACAGTGGTTATCGACTGGATAACAGTGCAACAGTAACATGTCAAGCTAGTGGACAATTTACTTCACTTGCAGCTACTTGTACTAAAG TTTGTTCAACACCACCTACACTGGCCAATGGAGATTTTACTGTGAAGAATAATGCAAACCAATATGATATCAACACTGTATTAACATATACATGCAACAGTGGTTATCGACTGGATAACAGTGCAACAGTAACATGTCAAGCTAGTGGACAATTTTCTTCACTTGCAGCTACTTGTACtaaag TTTGTTCAACACCACCTACACTGGCCAATGGAGATTTTACTGTGAAGAATAATGCAAATCAATATGATATCAACACTATATTAACATATACATGCAACAGTGGTTATCGACTGGATAACAGTGCAACAGTAACATGTCAAGCTAGTGGTCAATTTACTTCACTTGCAGCTACTTGTACGAAAG TTTGTCTTGCACCTCCTGTCCTGAGTAATGGAGAGTTTACTCCGATTAACAATCCTGCATATTATAACATTAACTCgcaagttacatatacatgCAACAGTGGTTATCGACTAGATAACAGTCCAACAATAACATGTCAAGCTAGTGGACAATTTACTGCTCTTGCTGCAACTTGTACTAAAG TATGCTTGGCACCACCCACTTTGACAAATGGACAGTTCAGTCCTGTGAATACACCAGCTCAATATGATATCAATGCTGTGCTAACCTACACATGCAACGCCGGGTATAAACTGGAAAACTCACCCACCATAACATGCCAAAGCACTGGGCAGTTCACTGCACTATCAGCTACTTGTACAAGAG TATGTACAACACCACCTACACTGGCCAATGGAGATTTTACTGTGAAGGCAAACCAATATGATATTAACACTGTATTGACATATACATGCAACAGTGGTTATCGACTGGATAACAGTGCAACAGCAACATGTCAAGCTAGTGGACAATTTACAACATTAACTGCTGTTTGCACAAAAG TCTGTTCAACACCACCTGCACTGACCAATGGAGATTTTACTGTGAAGAATAATGCAAACCAATATGATATTAACACTGTATTAACATATACATGCAACAGTGGTTATCGACTGGATAACAGTGCAACAGTAACATGTCAAGCTAGTGGGCAATTTACTACATTAACTGCTGTTTGTACCAAag TTTGTTCAACACCACCTACACTGGCCAATGGAGATTTTACTGTGAAGAATAATGCAAACCAATATGATATCAACACTGTATTAACATATACATGCAACAGTGGTTATCGACTGGATAACAGTGCAACAGTAACATGCCAAGCTAGTGGACAATTTACTTCGCTTGCAGCTGTTTGTACTAAAG TTTGTTCAACACCACCTACACTGGCCAATGGAGATTTTACTGTGAAGAATAATGCAAACCAATATGATATCAACACTGTATTAACATATACATGCAACAGTGGTTATCGACTGGATAACAGTGCCACAATTACATGTCAAGCTAGTGGACAATTTACTTCGTTGGCAGCTACTTGTACCAGAG TATGTTCAACACCACCCACACTGGCCAATGGAGATTTTACTGTGAAGGCAAACCAATATGATATTAACACTGTATTAACATATACATGCAACAGTGGTTATCGACTGGATAACAGTGCAACAGTAACATGTCAAGCTAGTGGACAATTTACTTCACTTGCAGCTACTTGTACTAAAG TTTGTTCAACACCACCTACACTGGCCAATGGAGATTTTACTGTGAAGAATAATGCAAACCAATATGATATCAACACTGTATTAACATATACATGCAACAGTGGTTATCGACTGGATAACAGTGCAACAGTAACATGTCAAGCTAGTGGACAATTTACCTCGCTTGCAGCTACTTGTACTAAAG tttgtacAACACCACCTACACTGGCCAATGGAGATTTTACTGTAAAGAATAATGCAAACCAATATGATATCAACACTGTATTAACATATACATGCAACAGTGGTTATCGACTGGATAACAGTGCAACAGTAACATGTCAAGCTAGTGGACAATTTACTTCACTTGCAGCTACTTGTACCAGAG TTTGTTTAACACCACCTACACTGGCCAATGGAGATTTTACTGTGAAGAATAATGCAAACCAATATGATATCAACACTGTATTAACATATACATGCAACAGTGGTTATCGACTGGATAACAGTGCAACAGTAACATGTCAAGCTAGTGGGCAATTTACTGCTTTAACTGCTGTTTGTACAAgag TTTGTTCAACACCACCTACACTGGCCAATGGAGATTTTACTGTGAAGAATAATGCAAACCAATATGATATCAACACTGTATTAACATATACATGCAACAGTGGTTATCGACTGGATAACAGTGCAACAATAACATGTCAAGCTAGTGGACAATTTACTGCTTTTACTGCTGTCTGCACTAAAG TTTGTACAACACCACCTACACTGGCCAATGGGGATTTTACTGTGAAGAATAATGCAAACCAATATGATATCAACACTGTATTAACATATACATGCAACAGTGGTTATCGACTGGATAACAGTGCAACAGTAACATGTCAAGCTAGTGGACAATTTACTTCACTTGCAGCTGTTTGTACATTAA tttgtgGTGAACCACCTATACCAGCCAATGGAGTTTACGCTGTTGTTAAAACTCCCCCAATATTCAACATTGGAGACCAGATATCTTACTCATGTAACAACGGATTCATCTTGCAAGGCACAAGAGTAAATACATGCTTTGAACACTGGTTTGTTTGA